From one Roseovarius indicus genomic stretch:
- a CDS encoding carbon-phosphorus lyase complex subunit PhnI yields MGYTVVRGGTRAMLAAEEMLDAVRLGAFRAAPEAAPEVAQQVEMILSAQRHAVDRVMCEAGLYAPRLAALAIVQSEGDVIHASFVLRALRVSLPRRGTAEPLDMDRMRVLRRLSSAFKSVPGGQFLGPTRDYTLHFLRHDLLREVPQTRRAEALAALGADGAGQTAPLPAMLRVVEVLREAGLVKQPAEAPEAEPADITMAPMRFPRPARSARLQALARGESGMLIGLAYSSLRGYGHSHPTLGELRVGHVPVRLSHPIWDFDVDIGEVPVTQVDAIISGVGTISTSGDDEDGLRLALGFGAALGQQEERAIAMSILDGCLEEGDAEEGGPSDDTEFVLYHCDGVESLGFVEHLKKPHYMLFASVMDRMSAANATRRNAVGDTVATPETEPMEAGE; encoded by the coding sequence ATGGGCTATACCGTTGTTCGTGGCGGCACGAGGGCGATGCTGGCGGCCGAGGAAATGCTCGATGCGGTGCGCCTTGGCGCATTTCGCGCCGCACCAGAGGCCGCGCCCGAAGTTGCACAGCAGGTGGAGATGATCCTGTCGGCGCAGCGCCATGCGGTGGATCGGGTGATGTGCGAGGCGGGGCTTTATGCGCCGCGCTTGGCCGCGCTGGCGATCGTCCAGTCCGAAGGCGACGTGATCCATGCCTCTTTTGTGTTGCGCGCGTTGCGGGTAAGCCTGCCGCGCCGGGGAACCGCAGAACCGCTCGACATGGACCGGATGCGGGTGTTGCGGCGGCTGTCCTCGGCGTTCAAATCGGTGCCAGGCGGGCAGTTCCTTGGTCCGACGCGCGATTATACACTGCATTTCCTGCGTCACGATCTGCTGCGCGAGGTGCCGCAGACGCGCCGAGCCGAGGCCTTGGCCGCGCTCGGGGCCGATGGTGCCGGGCAAACCGCTCCGCTTCCGGCGATGCTGCGTGTTGTGGAGGTGCTGCGCGAGGCTGGGCTGGTCAAGCAACCCGCTGAGGCCCCCGAGGCCGAGCCCGCCGATATCACCATGGCACCGATGCGCTTTCCGCGCCCAGCCCGGTCGGCGCGGTTGCAGGCGCTGGCCCGAGGCGAGAGCGGGATGCTGATCGGCCTCGCCTATTCCTCTTTGCGTGGCTATGGCCATTCGCACCCCACCCTCGGTGAATTGCGCGTCGGCCATGTGCCCGTGCGGCTGAGTCACCCAATATGGGATTTCGACGTGGACATCGGCGAGGTGCCTGTCACGCAGGTTGATGCGATCATCTCCGGCGTGGGCACGATCTCGACCAGCGGTGATGATGAGGATGGGCTGCGTCTGGCGCTCGGCTTCGGCGCGGCGCTCGGTCAACAGGAAGAGCGCGCCATCGCCATGTCGATTCTCGATGGCTGTCTCGAAGAGGGAGACGCGGAAGAGGGCGGACCGTCCGACGATACCGAGTTCGTGCTCTACCATTGCGACGGTGTCGAGAGCCTCGGCTTTGTCGAGCATCTGAAAAAGCCGCATTAC
- a CDS encoding phosphonate C-P lyase system protein PhnH, with the protein MTIQLIDKGEIRVRDEINPLGPDPFETQALGRAALTALAYPGRVIGCDAALAGLLRTFVPTGTRLHLDPAFEAAGVAGPDGARPVGPERATVAAAPAARAAIILPALPRGTLLHPEEGALLIVMVAGLAEAEGGPRYRVSRGAAGGRTRDLSVTGLPDGFVAARAAATADYPLGVDILLVDETTGRLAGLPRHVRLAHGEE; encoded by the coding sequence ATGACTATTCAACTGATCGATAAGGGAGAGATACGCGTGAGAGATGAGATCAATCCGCTGGGGCCGGACCCGTTCGAGACCCAGGCCTTGGGTCGCGCCGCGCTGACGGCGCTGGCCTATCCGGGCCGGGTGATCGGCTGTGATGCTGCCCTTGCCGGTCTGTTGCGCACCTTCGTGCCGACCGGCACACGCCTGCATCTGGATCCGGCCTTCGAGGCTGCGGGCGTGGCAGGCCCCGACGGCGCGCGCCCTGTCGGCCCCGAGCGCGCTACGGTTGCTGCGGCACCGGCGGCGCGGGCCGCGATCATACTGCCCGCCCTGCCGCGCGGCACGCTGCTGCACCCGGAAGAGGGGGCTTTGCTGATCGTCATGGTCGCAGGTTTGGCGGAGGCCGAAGGCGGACCCCGCTATCGTGTCAGCCGGGGCGCGGCCGGCGGGCGGACACGCGATCTGAGCGTCACCGGCTTGCCCGACGGCTTCGTAGCCGCTCGCGCTGCCGCCACGGCCGACTATCCGCTCGGTGTGGACATTTTGCTTGTCGATGAGACGACGGGCAGACTCGCGGGGCTGCCGCGGCATGTGCGTCTTGCGCACGGGGAGGAGTGA
- the phnF gene encoding phosphonate metabolism transcriptional regulator PhnF: MTFMLTLARNAGIAIWAQIAAALRSDIAERHEADDWLPSEIELAARFGVNRHTLRRAVDVLVDDGLVERVHGRGTRILARELVYGIGRDTRFTERLAASGRTAEVMLLDRADIVAEQSVARKLRLAEDTPILCLRTLRGEGDIAYAVSLHFLCGAAATAAQTYTGGSLTRHLREVGGITLDRIESLITTRLPRSEDALALRMPRTQPVLRVKGVNACRASGEVQEYVISQFRGDRIEFAVGEAAQTPSCPARPKGSEALDRLPSQINEQEEGLR; this comes from the coding sequence ATGACTTTTATGCTGACTCTAGCGAGGAACGCGGGAATTGCCATATGGGCCCAGATTGCGGCGGCGCTCAGGTCCGATATTGCCGAGCGACATGAGGCAGATGACTGGCTCCCCTCCGAGATCGAGTTGGCGGCGCGCTTCGGGGTCAATCGGCACACATTGCGCCGGGCGGTCGATGTGCTGGTTGATGATGGGCTGGTCGAGCGCGTGCATGGACGTGGCACGCGCATTCTGGCACGTGAACTGGTCTATGGGATCGGGCGTGACACCCGATTTACCGAGCGGCTTGCGGCTTCGGGACGCACAGCGGAGGTCATGCTTCTTGATCGGGCCGATATCGTGGCCGAACAGTCGGTGGCGCGAAAGTTGCGTCTGGCTGAAGACACGCCGATTCTGTGTTTACGGACCTTGCGCGGCGAGGGGGACATTGCGTATGCCGTGTCGCTGCATTTCCTGTGCGGCGCAGCGGCGACGGCTGCGCAAACTTACACAGGCGGTTCGCTCACGAGGCACTTGCGCGAGGTGGGCGGGATCACGCTTGACCGGATCGAGAGCCTGATCACTACGCGACTGCCGAGGAGCGAGGATGCGCTTGCGCTTAGGATGCCCCGCACCCAGCCAGTCTTGCGTGTGAAGGGGGTAAATGCCTGCCGCGCCAGTGGCGAGGTGCAGGAATATGTCATCAGTCAGTTTCGCGGCGATCGGATTGAGTTTGCAGTTGGCGAAGCCGCGCAAACTCCGTCGTGCCCGGCCCGTCCCAAAGGATCGGAGGCTTTGGATAGACTCCCCAGTCAAATCAACGAACAAGAAGAGGGCCTCAGATGA